In the Methanothermobacter sp. genome, one interval contains:
- a CDS encoding methanogenesis marker 7 protein: MYETLTYQGGVHRHEEMKELIEDLGGFVLQENMLQMDLILTLAVPIEDVDKVREKARELLGKVKVAPMAGTEIAIVSPTLARHHLPHSACDISEYLRRYGAKDNMIGLARGAGKGISRISEDEKRLIEEHDLAVFALGSFEQCIKDKVHLFSDINIPVVVTGSPEKIDLSELPGADAYVGGLGRIPRRLKRGEDIRALRKLVEVVEDILDRRRREMAADPPLVPSILVKTEIENQVPAVKEVYSPTPVTSQLDGVRVKLNYDRYHDEIADVRVSDYRLGDISEIRKSMMYDYILVKLLPESSIL; this comes from the coding sequence ATGTACGAAACTTTAACCTATCAGGGCGGTGTGCACCGCCATGAGGAAATGAAGGAACTGATTGAGGACCTCGGCGGATTTGTTCTCCAGGAGAACATGCTTCAGATGGACCTCATACTCACACTGGCCGTCCCAATTGAGGACGTGGATAAGGTGAGGGAGAAGGCCCGGGAGCTCCTGGGGAAGGTTAAGGTTGCCCCTATGGCGGGTACCGAGATAGCCATCGTCTCACCGACCCTGGCAAGGCATCATTTACCCCACTCTGCCTGTGATATATCCGAGTACCTCCGAAGATACGGTGCCAAGGATAACATGATAGGCCTTGCCCGTGGGGCAGGTAAGGGTATATCCAGGATATCAGAGGACGAAAAGAGGCTCATAGAGGAACATGATCTTGCAGTTTTTGCCCTTGGAAGTTTTGAGCAGTGCATAAAGGATAAGGTCCATCTTTTCAGCGACATAAACATCCCGGTGGTGGTTACAGGGTCCCCTGAGAAGATTGACCTCAGCGAGCTTCCAGGTGCCGACGCATATGTTGGGGGCCTTGGGAGGATACCCCGGAGGCTGAAGAGGGGTGAGGATATAAGGGCCCTCAGAAAACTTGTTGAGGTGGTCGAGGATATACTTGACAGGAGGAGGCGTGAAATGGCGGCGGACCCACCTCTGGTCCCCTCAATACTTGTTAAGACCGAGATTGAGAATCAGGTGCCTGCCGTTAAGGAGGTCTACTCCCCCACACCTGTAACAAGTCAGCTTGATGGGGTCCGTGTGAAGCTCAACTATGACCGCTATCATGACGAGATAGCAGATGTGAGGGTTTCTGATTACCGGCTGGGCGACATATCTGAGATCAGGAAGTCAATGATGTACGACTACATTCTGGTTAAGTTACTGCCTGAAAGCTCCATACTGTGA
- the comB gene encoding 2-phosphosulfolactate phosphatase, with product MRVSLSFEKPEGSGLCIMVDLLRASATITAALDSFREVIPVGDVEKAMEYSRKGYLVAGERGGETLPGFLANSPLEVREHSGDALVLTTSNGTRILESVESQALVGCLNNLDAVASAARNLSDEVEVVMAGVNGRFAIEDFLCAGEIIRAIGGEFEEYAEASVLAVQESSMVDDAIRKSRSARRLRELGFSGDIEYCLRRNITEKVPLYVDGRISLI from the coding sequence ATGAGGGTAAGTCTCAGCTTTGAAAAACCGGAGGGCAGTGGGCTCTGCATAATGGTGGACCTTCTGAGGGCAAGTGCAACCATAACCGCTGCCCTGGACAGTTTCAGGGAGGTTATCCCTGTTGGGGACGTTGAGAAGGCAATGGAATACTCCAGGAAGGGATATTTGGTGGCAGGGGAGCGTGGTGGTGAGACCCTGCCGGGATTCCTGGCCAACTCCCCACTGGAGGTGAGGGAACATTCAGGTGATGCCCTTGTGCTAACCACCAGTAACGGTACAAGGATCCTTGAGTCAGTTGAATCACAGGCCCTCGTGGGCTGCCTCAACAATCTGGATGCGGTAGCCTCAGCTGCAAGGAATCTTTCGGATGAAGTTGAGGTGGTCATGGCCGGTGTTAATGGCCGCTTTGCAATAGAGGATTTCCTCTGTGCCGGTGAAATAATACGTGCAATTGGTGGTGAGTTTGAAGAGTACGCTGAGGCCTCAGTACTTGCAGTACAGGAAAGTTCCATGGTTGATGATGCCATAAGAAAATCCAGGTCAGCCAGGAGGCTCAGGGAACTTGGTTTTTCCGGTGATATTGAATACTGCCTCAGAAGGAATATAACAGAAAAAGTACCCTTATACGTGGACGGCAGGATATCGCTGATCTAA
- a CDS encoding TraB/GumN family protein: MNLDELKIIGTAHVSGESVDEVRRTILEMKPDVVAVELDPGRYRMLMEEKMGIKRDEPSLRDALRSGNIGVILAGWFLTYFQRKIGEDIGVKPGSEMLAAIDAAHEVGAGVALIDRDIGVTMQRAIRSMSRREKLRFFLAIMRSFIGGEDVRDIESLKSDDTLAEVMGEFREISPSAYRVLVEERDAFMAHRLLSIEEDRVVAVVGAGHRRGIEHYLRNPHELPTLEELI, translated from the coding sequence ATGAATCTGGATGAGCTGAAGATAATAGGTACCGCACATGTATCTGGAGAAAGTGTTGATGAGGTGAGAAGAACCATACTTGAGATGAAACCGGACGTTGTTGCAGTGGAACTTGACCCCGGAAGGTACAGGATGCTCATGGAAGAAAAAATGGGGATCAAAAGGGATGAACCCTCCCTCAGGGATGCCCTCAGAAGTGGAAACATTGGTGTCATCCTTGCAGGCTGGTTTTTAACCTATTTCCAGAGGAAGATCGGTGAGGATATAGGTGTTAAGCCGGGAAGTGAGATGCTTGCAGCGATAGATGCCGCCCATGAGGTTGGTGCGGGGGTTGCCCTCATTGACCGTGACATAGGGGTGACCATGCAGCGGGCCATCAGATCCATGAGCCGCCGGGAAAAGCTTAGATTCTTCCTTGCAATCATGAGGTCATTTATTGGGGGGGAGGATGTAAGGGATATTGAGAGCCTTAAAAGTGACGACACCCTTGCGGAGGTTATGGGGGAATTCCGAGAAATATCACCCTCAGCATACCGTGTGCTTGTTGAGGAGAGGGATGCATTCATGGCCCACAGGCTCCTCTCCATTGAGGAGGACCGCGTTGTTGCCGTTGTGGGTGCAGGCCACAGGAGGGGGATAGAGCACTACCTCAGAAACCCGCATGAACTTCCAACACTTGAAGAACTCATTTGA